A stretch of DNA from Tubulanus polymorphus chromosome 6, tnTubPoly1.2, whole genome shotgun sequence:
gattattttgttcgaataaagTATACTTATTATCACGAAAATACTATTTCGCTCCATCAGAATTTTGCTCTTTGGAAAGAAAAACGCTTCGATCGAACAGTATATctgttcgaacaaaaaacttaatgttccgatgaaaatcttgttcgaatgaaaacaattccgTTTGAtggaacaatacgctttttgttcAAATGAAAACCTTTCATcgttctgacaaaaaatgtgttcgaataaaaagctatgttattgttgaagtGAAAAATTTTTGTCCCGACAAACAATTTTGTCGagtgaaaacaattttgtttcgaacaaatgtttgaatgaaaatatttctgttcgattgaaaaactttttacaatgtacTTGTTCGAACGGAAAACTTAACATTCTGACAAGTGAATGATAACGATTCTGTTCGTTCGAACAATTGGTTGTTTGAACGAAAACAACTTTGTCCTAAcggttttttcaaattggttcaatcgaatgaaatattattggttcgaaggaaaaaatttttgtttcaacgaAAAAAGATCTTTCCCGGgatccgcagtaacttaagtTTTTAGGAATTAATTCTTCATCTTTGCCAATAGAATATGgttaataattgtgattgatcattggaagtcagaaccagttaatcacttatacatgcattttaataaatctgattcctcctttatagtgaacttagctttaacctagtagaggctactaggctacgtaggcctatgtatctgcgtaggcctaacatccggacggACTGGTTGAGCAaaaataatatacatgtatactttTAATCGCGCTGTTGTTTTAATTCACCATTAATTAATCATTACTCACACAATCAGTTAGACATCTGTCAATTCGACACCTGTGATAACCGTTTGTTTTGTAATTAATTGTGTGCTCAAACATGTCTGTCAACTTTTGTAGTATTATATAAAAAGAATGTAAATCCATGAACAAGCAGTTGAGTTTGACACGAGTCTTGGAGCCTGATACATCTTGCAGGCAAATTCCCAAGCTACTCGATTGAGAATCTAAAGAATAAAATCGTCTACGTTTAGTGCTGAAAACTACTAGCTTTCTCATTGTTGCATAACCAGGATTTAATCGTAGCTGGAGCTTCCCCGAAAGACGAATTAGAACAATTAGTTTTGTTAAATTGGTTATTGAAAATCTATTCGTTTCAACGAGATGTACATTCAcacaagttttgaaaattcgattgAAAATCTTTAAAGTGAATCGTCTTTGAATGATTTgtgacaaaaacaaattacGTTATTTATCAGAAAACATGAACATCGTTTAGGGTAGAAATAACATGATGCGTTTCAGAGTCCAAGTTGAAACTTTTATGTACATACGTTTTGATTATCTACTTAGGGCTAGTAGCCAACCATGTCttgattttgaagatagtgGAACTTTTTATTGGAAGcggaaatttttttaaagaaagatGTTCCACATAGGTCGGGTCGTGGAACTTGAGGAGAACCCGCCTGgacgatttttgaaaatgagatgTAAAGAGAAGCATTCTCACACCTTCAAGAATATTTGGGGTGAAAATTGTATGTCTTTCTCCAAAAATGTTGCCTGAAATCAAGTAAGTTTGGAAGCATacgaatattttgaatataagcaaatgaaaatgttttaccAATGAATGAAACTTATGAAATCAATGTTCAAATATTCTTAAGGCGGTCATCTGGGTGGAACTTCGTTGAGTGTTCCGATTTACCATTCACAATGCCGTATTTTGAACTGTGGAAATAAAGCAATTCAGTGGGAAACTGAGTTAATAAAGACATGGACCTCGCCAGTTTTTTCTGAGTGTCCATATATAAATACTAtaatatacaaatgtgatTGTCACCTAAACAATGCAACGACattaataaatatacatatacatagatTTATCATTACTTTCATCATGCATGAAGCattgatttacatttttcccaGACAGACACAGGTTGACGGTAAGATTATCTGGACGTTCGGTAGAAGTAAGCCTCTTAAAACCGTATGAATATCATTGCGCTAAATACGCCCGATTTATCCTCTGTTCATCGACATTCTTTAAAAAACAGGAATGTATTTGACACGCGAGCTTTGAATCTTATCACTCAACAAACATGAAGGTTTGTACCACGAATATCAACAGGAATCAGAATTATTAGAACTGTTAGTAAACTGTAGGTCTGTGTTGTATACACATGTTCGAATATTGGTCATTTTACAGGTCTTCGTTTTGGTTGTCGAAGTCGTGTTACTCATTTCAGGAGTAGTTTCCACCGAAGGTAAGCGAATTGGACCTTATTTGGATCCTCGTGATTTTaattataaaatgaaaaaaattaagtgtATCGAATCcgatatgtacatgtatctcATAAATAACCAACCAAACTCTCGGTTTTCATTCCATTCTTATCGATAATTGGTTATGTTGATAATAACGATAATTAAGCAATTACTAGAAAACGGCGTAATGTCGCGCGTGTCATCGCgataaattaaaagttaaGTTTTTCCTTTGAAGAGTGCGAGAGCTAACAAAATTCAAGATTTCCGATTGTGGCAATGAGCGAGAAAGCTGCAGTAAATCATGTACCTATCCATAACTCAAACCGGGTTTAAAAGGAAATCGCAGGTTATTCGATGTTTGTAGACCGCTAACAGCTGACTGACGCGAGGACTGAGACGTGCATGATTCACTAATGAATGAATAGTAAATCGTGATTTTAGAGGAAAATATGTGGTGGTGAAATGGACTAGATGATACTAAAACAAAGTATCATTATCGTCAATTAAATCCTCAGAGGATGTCATAGGTGACTATAGCGCTCTACACACATCAAATAATGCCCATTTCATTAAACTTGGTCTGGGGTACGTAGGTCActgaatgatatgatatgatattgtGTCGGTGCACTTATTCCCGTCATTTCGTTGTTAGGCCTGAGCGGAACACGGATTAACGGGTTCCGCCCAGACAAAGCCTAATTAGTGCTCATGGTTTTTAATTATGTTCatgttttgtttattgtaAATAGCAGCCATTATGTACAAAAGATACTAACATTTATTAAATCACTGTCAATTCTACTAACCGACTCGAAGAATGAACAACACTGTTTATAGTCATACTGATTGCTGCCTCTCGTGTTTGATCTTGGATTATAATTATTTGTGTTACGTTGTGTATCAAAGTCTTACATCGCTATAGTACAACGCCCGGTTAAAAACCGTTCTCCAAAACAGTAATCGAGTTGGCACAATTTGAAAACgatactgttttttttttctatttcagaattatcttctcatagaaccaaaaGGCGTTTTCCGTGTACGTGCGCTGACGGTAAACGAGGTGTAAGATTCTATGAGGTCGGTTGCGGCAATGGATACCACAAATGTGGTTATAGATCGTACTATAACCCGACAACTTGTTGCTCCAAATAAGGGATCTGTTATGAGTCGATAATTCGACGATTCTAATGAATAAAGGATATCATTTCAATGCAATTGATTATCGGTCTGTTTTTTCGTTGATTTTCCTGGTTGAGATACGTAGTCGCTAAAATATCGAAAGTTTGCTGCTGTTCTAGAATGAAATAACCGATGTTCGGTTGGTCTGATACAGCGGGAAACTGTGCCGAGGATTGTTTTGCCCGCGGGTGCGATGGGAAGCCGCCAACGCTATTGTGGCAATCGATGATTCCTCATGTTGCAAGCAAATATCCGCcgggtgtcgctagtgtagATGATAAATCAATCTCGTATATGTACGACGTTCAGAAGCTTTCTCGGTTAATGAAGACATAAATCTGAATTGCTACAAGTATCGACATTTTAAAAATCCCTATTCTGCATCGGAATGCAGAGCTTAACTACAAAATGACGTCGATAGGAACTATTGTTGAATAGTTTATCGTTTCCAAATCATCGAGTTGTTTTCTGTAAGATTGTTAATTCGATTCAATGCACACGAGATTCtgtagaaaatgttattgTTGCAACCAGCGTAGTTAGGTTTATATTTTGTAACTGTTTGTACTGCTGCTGCCTGGCAGTAACATATTAAGGTCAGCTAATCATTTAGCAACACGTCAATCTGTgttaacttattgtttttaaTAGTGCGTGGATATTTTGGTGGAAAATTATAGACTTTCTAATTTCCAACACGTAGATGACCTTAAAATcgattaaacaaaatcatttcttTATCCAAGGTGCATTCCGATAAAGTTCACTTTTGAAAATCGCAAACAATTCCAAAACGCGTAATGTTATTCTTGAATTAGCCCCAAGAATTAAAAGTCAGCCCTCACTTACTGCTGGTTAAACCCTAAGTACCGGTAGTACTTGGTCTCGATGAGTACGTAGAATGATccttaataatatatataataacggGCTAGAGAGGGCAGGGGCGTGCGACGGCATGCGAGGACGATCTAACTATGCCATCTCGAGAGTCACGGAGATCACCACGACAGAGGCTATCCTGGTTTCTCTCGGTGACTGATCGGTGACAtagaaatagtttttataaacaggTCTTTGCTGCTGAACGGCACTTCAAAGCAAATCTAGTGATTGTACTCTCCCCTTTGTACTACATGCACTTTTTCGAATTTAATTTGATGTCCTACTGATCACTCGCGACAATGGCGGATCAGTCCATTACCATCTCCACAGGTAGAGAAAATGTTCGTCATAATAGAGTTAAAtctttgttttttaaatttgatcTACAAATCTCGCACATGATACCAATACTAAAACCTATGTACTGCATACGAATAATCAGTTGTTGTATCGTCGGTGGCGCCCCCTAATGCATATTtatcgcagatatattccacAGAAGCGTAAGAATATAGTTGGACGTCATCGTCCACGCGCTCACTGCAGGTACGATTATTTCCGGCTTCCATATTCATGTACGGCGTGGTATCTTTGCCCTTTCCGGCTTCCATATTCATGTACGGAGTGGTATCTTTGCCCTTTCCGGCTTCCATATTCATGTATGGAGTGGTATCTTTGCCCTTTCCGGCTTCCATATTCATGTACGGAGTGGTATCTTTGCCCTTTCCGGCTTCCATAATCATATACGGACTTGCAACGTTGCCCTTTACGGCTTCCATATTTATGTATCCAGATGTATTTATGTTGTTATCAGCCTCTGAACTCCCGGCCTCGAAATCCAAACGCGGATTTGTATCTTTTTTTAAGCTTGTAACATTCGGAATGGTTTGCAGTAATCCGGCCTCGGTATCTGACTCGATGTCGTCGTCCAAAACCTCATAGACTTCGTCTACCTCCAGCGGTTGCTGCTGATTCGTAGTCGGGGCTGTATCCTCCACGCGACCTTTACCGGACTGTCGTCTGCGTCTGAAAAATGTGTTATTTTGCGcatgaaaaaaaggaaaatgcTGATCGTAAAATGAagccatttttgtaattcattgtGTAAGACCTTAATAATGACCGATCGCCTCTAAAGATGAAGAACTTCTCCAAAACATCAGCTAACAACTAGGCAATCTCATAGGATCTGCTAACAACTATACTGGTGGCTGCCAAAATTCgaactctctccctctctactCGTTTCCCAACTTAACTACTCTCTCGCTCTACCAAGTTTCAACCACGTGATCTCTCCCTACCAAATTTAGTGTGGTTTCTACAGAATCTGCAACCTCCATCAACCACTCTCCgactagaaatatatttccaacCACCAACACTACATACCAAGTTTCCGAATCATGTTTCTGAATTACTCCCTTAGACTAAGCTATTTACATTTCTTGTTTTCTTCGTTAAAACCAACTATTCAcatttaatcattatttttatatgttatttGTTTCCCCAGACGTTATTAATATTTATACCATAATTTGAGTAACCCTAGTCAACTATCAATTGCACGGTTAAAAGAAAATCCCGGATAGTTTGGAATCGGTCCGGGTTAATTAAGTCATCTAGATGTGAACACTCGTAAATCTGCCCGGTTTATTCAGCCTCGAACTAAAAggatttctataaaattcaGCTGAGTGTATACCTGCATATGATGATAACaacgatgataatgatgaggAGAAAACCGGTCGCTCCACCAGCGATGTAGCCAATCATCGTACCCCAGTCACGAGTGGTCCGGTTACTGCTCTCCGATTCTGTCGGATCGACGCGGTCAGTCTAAATGAAACGAACAAGTTTCATTATCTTGACATAGCTGTCAGGGAAGATAATATTCGCACTAGTTATGGTTATAACAATTATAAGATAGGCTTGAACCAAAATGAACGCGTATCATCAATATACTAGACgattatatagtttaaaatACACTTTTGTATCAACCTGAAAGCAGTTTCTTAGTGATtgtgatgtttttatttgattgtgCCACGGATGTAGATATACCATAGGCctacttagatatttcaaatgagATTTTGATTATATCTTCAATTCTTACTAACCTCGTATTTCGAGCCAACTTTTTCTACATTCACCAGCTTGATTCTGAATGATAAAGACAAACTTACACtcgaatcaaatcaaatttacaGCATACAAATGACAATGCATGACTGGCGAACGAGCGAATCGAGTGAATGACTTTATTCGTTGCCCAACttcataatcataatttaaTTCTCAGTTATCGACTTAGCAGATAGTAGAATGATAACCGAAGTCGATGCCCTATTTCTTAATGCATAATTAGTACGAAGACTCCCTTCTGAGATGCGAGTacttaatttctaacatttttagAGCTAAAATCTAAGATTTAAGAGCAGTTTAATCGAGTCCGTGATTAATTTAATGATACGAACGAGGATTGCCAAACAGAAGGGATTTCTCAACAACGTAAAGATCTTTATCTTGCCCCTGAATATCTGACGTCTCTTTTGACAGTTAATAATGTTAAATGAAATGGACACTGACCCCGATTCAAAGATTGCAGTTTGTGTCCTGTTTGTTGAGGGATctacaaaagaaaaataactagACAATTACGTTCACTATGGATGGGTTCGATTTCTCTTTGCAAtgattgttctttttttttagataaaagTAACCGACTATTCTGTCCTAGAAAAAATACACTGAAAGGAGCTACTGGTACAAATTAGCGCGAAACCAGTGAACTTGTAACTTCTCATCGAGTTTATTTGTTTAGGTAGCTGAATGTGGGCATATTTCAtcttatatattttcttttctaggGCTGCTTTCTAGTATAAGCTAACTGTTGCTTCAAAGCAGTCCCTCAtctaatattattataattttaatgtatttgtttatccattaattctgtaaaaatgttacatgaaaatcaaatcaaatcaaatcaaatcgcATAATTGCATATTACCATTCGTCGTTATATTAACTCCCGCCGTCGGCCGTACGCTGGCGCCATCTTTATGCGCGAGATGATCTTTGAAACCTACGTTCGAAAATGAGTGAATCAGTTAACAATTTTCCTGAGTTCGAACGATAAGCAAACGTCACCAACTCATACTAAAGTCACCGTCTTGGATAGCGCCTCGGTGTGACAATGTCATCCCAAATCAGGCGTGATACAAGATGGCCGCGTTGATGTGAATTTCAAGTTTAATTTTGACGTACTAGGGGGCGTGACAGTAGGATTAGAAAGTATCTGTACATCACCGCCATACATCCACCTCTCGTCACAACTGAATGTGTAAACGACTTCGGTTCCATTCACAATTCGCAtaaattcaatctaaaatgatgcattcattaaatataacaataatgaacTTAAAATGAAATCGTGAACGTCGAGTAATTAGTAAGTtaaatatctgaaataaaatgtcAGGGTTTGaacaatgaaaatcaaatctacGGAAAGCTATGATTTTGGTTCGTTGCGTTCGCATTTCTTATCAATTCCATCTAAAATGAAGCATTCATTACACAAACAATCAGTGAATAATGAACGTATTCGCGGAGGCTGAATAATTCGATTGATAGAATTGTgtaaaaatgttgataataattatcttATGTTTGGGTTTTCAATGATAAAAATCTGACGTGTGGGATGATCTATCTCTGGGTTATTATCCTTGTTCAGCTTATTGCTTATTGCTAATCGCATTTAGCTTATTGATACATAGGTTAGCGTGGGTCATGAAATAACGGCGGATCCCTCGATGTTTGACTAAATTGGATCGTGTCGAACATACCCCGCTAGAGACCGAAATGTGCCTACCTTTTGTGGTGCCCAAGCTTTGTCATAAATAGAGAAATAGGATTCCACTTTCAATACGACCTTTTCAGGAATACTTATGTCCTTGGCCCGCAGTAACCACATCTTGTATGTGTTTCTCTTAAACGTGGCATCTTCCAGATGTATTGTCGTGTTTTCTGTATTTCTGCCGGTCATTTTTATGGAAACATGTCCCGTGAATCCTCCAAAATTCCAGTTTCTAGTGTATGCAACTAACGTCCAATTTACTGAAATTCAAATCAGCTATATTTTACCAAAACCTATTATGACGGGACAGCCATTTAAATCTCAATTACTTAGTTGCAGTCCATTCCTAAAATCATTTCTGAATaagaaaactaaaactaagtttattgacgcctcgTAAAATAACACATATAATTGCTTAAAATTGTCGATGATAAAAGTTATGATATGAATTACGTAAAATTAAGGCTcaataaagtttatttttggattgaaatattgataattgaattgacttgACCGGCGACCAGTATTGCCtcgatatattgataaattatcttgtgcatattttgaaaagatacctctcaatttatatttgatgaatttcaataATCATAAAATTATTTGATTACATAACATACGttaaaattcacaattgatcttgttattttgaaacaccaaatattgatgacgtcgTGTACATCCaatcacacagaaccccttgaataacgcatactaggtatcaatgtatgtaAACAtaattgtaacggtttttactgCGTCAaaaaattttccattttgagAGACAAATtgatatatagaaatatattcccCAATAATTATAAACTCTTTAACTCTGAGCCGTCAAACCATATCTATGATTGCTTTGCGTATTGGATACCTCcgatcaatttgaaaaatacattatCGGTCCCGAACTTACCGGGTCTGCTTCTAGAAGCAGTTATGATTAAAAGCCAGATAAGCAGCCCTGCGCAAACCCTCCTATCCATTTCACTAGCGACCAGTCGGTCTCATACAAATTATGCGCATATATCGCCTGGTAAATTGGCGTTCCTCAATTCACGATTTTACTTCCTCGATTTCTAGTACATTTTATCAACAAGCGAAAATGACAGCTGTATTGTCacaatatatagatatataataaTTAATGGCACatataattgaaatttcatatcTGCGGGTGTTTTTTTTGTCTCCCCAACATTTTTTTAACTATAGCCGTATGTGAATAGCGGTTTGCAGCATCCGGGGACGTGACAAaggaaatatagaaatttgattttttatatGTCGAGGTATACCTTTaatgattgataaaatgaTCTGTTAATGTAAACTACTGAATGTAGTTATATGTATATCGTAGTCGAATCCGGGTCATTATACCTCCGCCCAAAATACCTCCACCCAAATATCCCACACCCAGAATCCCTCCGCCCAGAATACCCTCCTATGTTTCCAAAATACCTCCAGGCCCTAGATCGAATGGGTTTATGCCTGAAGAACAATCATTAGGAACctaattttttagaatttatccCATCAAAGTTTGAATTTACAGCCACGATATTCAAATAAACCAAAGTTCTGTAGTTTAAAAGTAGTTAATTGAGCAAAACAAAGTATAATGTTAATTTCAGTGTATTGTTCGAAGATCATTGTTGCagttaaatggaaatgaactgaatttagTGTGTATACCGAAATGTAGTACATTGTTTTCTTACATTATAATCCCTATCCCTACCTTGTTTGTTCAAATTGGGTCGATTTGTAAATTTCCCAGCCATAACTAATTGGAAGTGAACATTGTCATTAATTgttattcaattattattcaGTAGAGGCTTATATATATACcgtaatacattatatatgatCCTATACATGCATGTATGATAGTCAATATTGGTGGTACAAATACATCTAAATAATAGAATTATAGtatttcttttaattatgGGTGGAGGTATTTTGGACACATATGAGGGTATTCTGGGTGGAGAGATTCTGGGTGTGGGATTTTGGACGGAGGTATTTTGGGCGGAGGTATTATGGGCGTATCCCATCGTAGTCTGCATTTCGTTTCTCTTCAATTAGAATATCTCGGGATATCAtaaacatttatatttcaagCTTCCCTTAATGTCGTCAACATCCGTGAAATTAGCACTTAAATAAACTGGAATTGCAATAGTTTATTACGCATAGTTTAATTAGGAGATT
This window harbors:
- the LOC141907020 gene encoding uncharacterized protein LOC141907020, producing the protein MDRRVCAGLLIWLLIITASRSRPVNWTLVAYTRNWNFGGFTGHVSIKMTGRNTENTTIHLEDATFKRNTYKMWLLRAKDISIPEKVVLKVESYFSIYDKAWAPQKIEFMRIVNGTEVVYTFSCDERWMYGGDVQILSNPTVTPPSFKDHLAHKDGASVRPTAGVNITTNDPSTNRTQTAIFESGIKLVNVEKVGSKYETDRVDPTESESSNRTTRDWGTMIGYIAGGATGFLLIIIIVVIIICRRRRQSGKGRVEDTAPTTNQQQPLEVDEVYEVLDDDIESDTEAGLLQTIPNVTSLKKDTNPRLDFEAGSSEADNNINTSGYINMEAVKGNVASPYMIMEAGKGKDTTPYMNMEAGKGKDTTPYMNMEAGKGKDTTPYMNMEAGKGKDTTPYMNMEAGNNRTCSERVDDDVQLYSYASVEYICDKYALGGATDDTTTDYSYAVHRF